AAAATGGGTGGATGTTCCACCGAGAGGGAAGGGCAGTCCAAAACGCGCGAGTGCCGGGAGAAGGAGGTCGAACAAAGAGGCATATTCAATTGCGAAGTGCCGCGTGAGCCAGTTCTCATCCCAATTGTAGTAGGCAAGGGGTGCTTGCACGCAAGCTAGGCGCGGGCCTCCAGATTTAAAGGCGTGCACGGCTTCGCGCAGTTGTGCGGGCCCGGGAATATCTTCTGCATCATACACAACAAGGAACTCGCCACGGGCAAACTCAAGTGCGTAATTGCACGCTTTTGGTTTTGTAAGAGGATGAGAGGTTGGAACGAGGATAAGCTCAACATTTCCAGGAAGGTTTAAGTGTCGGGCTGTCTCGATCGTTTCCTGGTCAGTTTCTTCGAGCACAAGTTTAACATCGAGCTTGGCAAGCGGATAGTCCAGCTTTTGGATCGCGTCCATCAGAATAGGGAGGACTTCTGCTTCTCGAAGGAGGGGAACCATAATCGTGTAGCGGGGGAGGTCTTGGTCTCTCATGCGGCCAACACCTCCCACCTTCCAGGGAGGTGGTTGTCGACTGACCATGACAGAGAGAAGTCTCAAAGAAGCTAAAGAGATGAAGGCGACGATGGTTATGACGTTGAGCGTCAGAAGGGCCGAGTTGGGAAAAAGGAAAGCCAAAGCGAGCAGCGTACACATGCCGATCAGGAAGACCGTCTTCGCTTTTTTGGACAGGAGCCGTCGTGCAGATGCGTCAGGTTGATCCTCTAGGAGTGCGAATTGGGCACGTCGGGTCAACTCGTCGCCGAAGGTGGACCGGATAGTGCGCAGAATGTCGAGCGGCGCTGTCTGGAGCAGCAGAAAGGGTTCCGCCGTTTTTTCCTCCAGCGCTGACGAAGCCTTGTCCAAATCTACAGCGACGTAGGTTGGTGTTGTTCCGTCTGTCTTCCACGGAAGGCATTGGTACTGCAGATAGAAAGTGATGTCTTCTGCATTGAGCAACTGAATGTCTGGGGGGGTGAGGAGGAGGTTGATGAAGCGGACACCGCGCTGCTCGGCAAGTGCGCGATAGACATCAAAGGCGCGAACATCGCCATGGCTGATCAGTTCTTCGCCGAGCCGCGCCCCCGATTGTTTCTGTCTTTCTCTTGCTTGAGCAAGCTGGAGTGGCGACACGGCACCCCGCTCAAAGAGTAGGTCACCAATCTGCGGCTGCTTGAGCGCAAAGGCCGGTGCCGCCTCGTCAAAACCGCGCAAATGTCGATCTAGCCCCCCGTCGCTACCCGACGTGTTCTTTTCCCCCCTCATTCAGGTCGACCCTCTAAGCTGAACGATATATTTTATGATAAAATCTAGGTTAACCATTGCAATACAAGGGTTTAGATAGGTTGGGCCGCCGCCACACTCTTAGGTTGAATGGTCGCCATTAACGCTGAGCTTGAATTGATTGGAAGTGCACTGGACCACACGGAGAGCCTTCGGCATTCTCCGCCGATGCGCTGGCTTCTTCTCATAAACCTATTGGCAGTTGTGCTTCTAAGCGGCGCTGTAGCGATCGTGATTGAAGGGACACCTGTCGGAACTGGGACCTCCAGTACGCTCTCCGCAATATTGGACGACACCAATCCACTGGTTGAAGGCATTCAAGAGAGCGCTGAGGCGCATGAACCTATGTCTGCGTTGCAGGATGATGCAGATGTAACGACTGACCAAACCAGCATCAGTGAGCCAGAAAACCGCGAGGCGGAAGTAGAGGCGTCTCACGTTGAGCCAGCTCGTATCGCAAATGATATCGGTCTTGTCGCTGCGCCAGATGCGCCAATCCCACTTCCCGCACCAAGAACAAAAGAAACTGAAACCGTTGAGGCCGAACCAGCCGAGATCGAACCTCGTCCCATCACAAGGTCTGATGCTGAGCAAGACAAGAACGATGAACCAGCCCCACTTGTCGTGGCGACGGAGGGAGACTTCGCGCCGTTCAACTATGTGGATGTGGCGGGCAAGCCTGCTGGCTTTGACATTGATATTGCAAAGGAGCTGTGCGGTCGCCTGGAGAGGCAATGTGTCTTCGAAGTAAGACCCTGGGCTGACTTAATTCCCTCGCTGAGAAGGGGAGATATTGATCTCATTGCGGCATCTATGCGGATACCTTCAACCCGACCTGATGGCGTGATGTTCTCCAATCCCTACTACGGATCGCGAGGACGGTTTGTGAGCTCAAAAGGTGCGGGAATTTCTGGTCCGGGTCTGTTGCGGGTTGCAGGTTCTCAAATCGCCGTTCAGCAGGGGAGCGTGCATGAGGCATACCTTGAGGCGCAATTTGCAGAGGTCGACCTTGTGAGGACACGTTCGCTGTCAGAAGCATTACAGAATGTTCTTGAAGGAAAGGTGGAAGCAGCCTTTGGCGACAACGCTGCGGTGCTACGGTGGGCTACGGAGCAAGCCTGCTGCACAACGCTTGGCAACCCGATCAGCGATGAAAGCTTCTTCGGAGAAGGCATAGGTCTCGTTGTTCAAGAAAAAGACAGGGTTCTGCTCGACGCGCTCAACGCACAGCTTCAGGAGATGCTGACCGACGGGACAAGTGGACGGCTGTCTGACCGTTATTTCGGCGGCTCGATTTACTAACGCTTAGCTGTTCTTCATCAACTCGCGTGGCTTCCCATAAAACACCGCATGGCCAGCGCCTTCATTTATGTCGGCCCATTTATCAACATCAAACTGAAAAACGGCGAGAGCGCCAGTCGGGTAATGATCGGCCATGCGTGCAGAAATCTCTTTGCTTTTCTCATCCGCCAGCGCAACAGCAAGCATTTCTAGGCCTGGATTGTGCGCAACGATGAGAACTGTTTCGTTTCTGTCATCAAGCCCGCGCACTGCTTCGAGCAACGTACCCGGCATGGCCATGTAGAGATCGTCACGATACTCGACAGCACACTTGCCCTGCAGCGTTTCGGCGAGTGGTTTGATGGTTGAGCGCGCGCGAACGGCCGTCGAACACAAGGCGTGATCCGGCGTCCATCCCTGATCAACAATAAACCCGGCGAGGAAGGCGGCGGACTTAACGCCGCGCCCGTTGAGCGTGCGTTGTGAATCCTCGGTTTCCGGCTGGTTCCAGTCAGACTTGGCGTGGCGCATAAGACAGAGACGTTTCATGACCCGTCTTTCCCATGCACCGGGCGGAAAGGCAAGCCCAGGCTCCAGGTGAGCCGCGTTGGTCCATCATCCCGGAATTCCTCAAGCCCTATCTCCATGTCCTGATGACCTTTTTCCGGCGCTTCCCGATAGGTGCCAAAAAGCCGGTCCCAGATGGAGAAATTGAAGCCGAAATTGCTGTCGGTTTCCCGTTGGATCACCGAATGATGCACGCGGTGCATGTCTGGTGTGACAAAAATCTTACGAATGAGATGATCAAGCCAACCTGCAAGCCGGACATTCCCGTGGTTGAAGAGGGACGTGGCATTCAAAACGACCTCAAAGAGGATGACCGCGACTGCCGGAGCGCCGAGCAGCACGACCGCGCCGATTTTGATTCCCATGCTCAGCAGAATCTCGATGGGGTGGAACCGGATCCCTGTCGACGTATCAATATCGGGGTCTGCGTGGTGCACCTGATGAAGGCGCCAAAACACCGGGATGTGATGAAACACGACATGCTGTGCGTAGATCAGGAGATCAAGGAGAACAAATGCGAGGATGCAGGAGACGAGGTAGGGAAAACCCAGCAAGTTAAGCAGGCCAATGGATTGGCTTTCCGCCCACGCAGCCGCACCAACAGCCAAAACAGGGACGAGCAAGCGCAGCATCAAGCCATTCACAATACTCAGGCCCAGATTGGTTGACCAGCGCCTGAGCTTGGAGAATGAGGGCGCGCGCTTAGGGGCAAGGTATTCCCAAATCCCCATGAGCCCCAAGACGCCGAGGAAAACACTCAGGCGAAGCGTTGGTTCAACGCTCAGAAGAGCTTCCTCCATCGCTAGTCCCCGGCTTGTTGAGTGTCGTTGTCGCTTAGGCTTTAAAGGGTCGCGTGACGCGCCCTTGCACCGCGCTCGATAGCGGCTGCAGAGAGTTTTTCGATGCCCAGCGTATCGCGCAAGATCTGAAGCAATCGCAGTTCTTCCTGTCCAACAGCCAAATCAGCCGCAGCAACGTCTACCGCCAGAGCATAAGCCGTTTCGTACATATGAGGAGGCAGTGCATCGCGAGCGAGCCCGAACACCGCATCAAGCCCACCATCTTCTGCCAGGATCGCTGCGCATTCTTCGGCCACTCCCAGAAGGCGATCCGCGTTGAAGTCCTTAAAGACAGGCAAGTTTGTGACGATATTGCCGATTTTCCGTGTTTCATTGTCACTGATCGCTGCATCAACAGCGGACATCGTCACCATGACGTAGATAAGAGCGGTATGGGGGTTAATCGTCTGCGACATAAAACTAGCCTATTTTTGGAATACGCCGCGCCTGAGGAGGCATGCGGGCAAGGAACCGCAACTTAGAGCATTTTCAGCAAAAGTTGCGAGACTTTTATGGTTCAAAAATGCGATCAAACAAGGGAAAAATCTAAAGTAAAGCGCAGAAGAGCAAGGCCTGAGAACGCCCCAGAGAATTAGGGTTCTGTGAGAAAGTTCCGCATTTCAGCGATCGTTTCAGCGAGACTCAGGCGCTCAATTGGTGTTTCAGGCGGAAATGCACTCGTAAGCCGCGTTGGCAACCGATTATCGAGCAGCACGAAAACCCCTTTGTCCGTCGCGGTTCGTACCAAGCGCCCAAACGCCTGCTGTAGGCGCAGCCGCGTGATCATATCGGTATAGCGACCGCCACCAAAGGCGGCCCGCCGCGCTTTATAGAGAATGTCTGGTCGGGGCCACGGGGTGCGGTCCAGTACAATGAGCCGGAGCGAGGCACCGGGCACATCGACACCATCGCGAACGGCGTCTGTTCCCAACAGGCAGGATTTTTCTTCCGCACGGAATATGTCCACCAACGTGCCTGTGTCGATTGCATCAATATGCTGCGCATAGAGAGGCAGGCCCGCCGTTTCCAGAGGCTCTACGAGCTTGCCATAAATAGCCCGCAGACGATTGACCGCCGTGAACAGGCCAAGCCCACCACCTCCGGCGTTCAGAAAAAGATCGCGATAGGCGCTTGCGACCTGGTCAGCACTGTCACGGGCAACATCCTGCACAACAAAAATGCGGGATTGCGCTGCATAATCAAACGGGGACGTAAAGTGCGCGCGTGTCACCGGTGTGGGCAAATGGACCACGCCTGTCCTGACTTCGGCGGTTTGCCAGCCATCATCGGGCTCACCGTCTGGTGCGATGCGGTCTCTAAGTGTTGCAGATGTAATGAGACCACCATGGAGAGGCTGCAGCACGGCCTCGGCAAAAGGTTCGCTGGGGTCGATCCAATGACGGTGTAGGCCGACATCGAAATCCGTCCCGCCGATGCGCTCGATCGAGAGCCAGTCGACAAAGGTCTCTTT
The DNA window shown above is from Parvibaculaceae bacterium PLY_AMNH_Bact1 and carries:
- a CDS encoding glycosyltransferase (Derived by automated computational analysis using gene prediction method: Protein Homology.) translates to MRGEKNTSGSDGGLDRHLRGFDEAAPAFALKQPQIGDLLFERGAVSPLQLAQARERQKQSGARLGEELISHGDVRAFDVYRALAEQRGVRFINLLLTPPDIQLLNAEDITFYLQYQCLPWKTDGTTPTYVAVDLDKASSALEEKTAEPFLLLQTAPLDILRTIRSTFGDELTRRAQFALLEDQPDASARRLLSKKAKTVFLIGMCTLLALAFLFPNSALLTLNVITIVAFISLASLRLLSVMVSRQPPPWKVGGVGRMRDQDLPRYTIMVPLLREAEVLPILMDAIQKLDYPLAKLDVKLVLEETDQETIETARHLNLPGNVELILVPTSHPLTKPKACNYALEFARGEFLVVYDAEDIPGPAQLREAVHAFKSGGPRLACVQAPLAYYNWDENWLTRHFAIEYASLFDLLLPALARFGLPFPLGGTSTHFRTYILKKVGAWDPYNVTEDADLGFRLCERGYRTGVISTATLEEANCLLPNWIRQRSRWLKGWMQTYIVRMRTPLETYAALGPLGFVVLQIVTGGFLLSALAHPLFYIFVSLMFVNGLAPIDGVGPIVLALLNLSVLFIGFGAAIIAGLVGAQARGLDGLGWHVFTTPLYWLLISTGAYKALYELFARPHYWEKTSHGVSALMPAYAARARRGLSDRR
- a CDS encoding transporter substrate-binding domain-containing protein (Derived by automated computational analysis using gene prediction method: Protein Homology.), with amino-acid sequence MVAINAELELIGSALDHTESLRHSPPMRWLLLINLLAVVLLSGAVAIVIEGTPVGTGTSSTLSAILDDTNPLVEGIQESAEAHEPMSALQDDADVTTDQTSISEPENREAEVEASHVEPARIANDIGLVAAPDAPIPLPAPRTKETETVEAEPAEIEPRPITRSDAEQDKNDEPAPLVVATEGDFAPFNYVDVAGKPAGFDIDIAKELCGRLERQCVFEVRPWADLIPSLRRGDIDLIAASMRIPSTRPDGVMFSNPYYGSRGRFVSSKGAGISGPGLLRVAGSQIAVQQGSVHEAYLEAQFAEVDLVRTRSLSEALQNVLEGKVEAAFGDNAAVLRWATEQACCTTLGNPISDESFFGEGIGLVVQEKDRVLLDALNAQLQEMLTDGTSGRLSDRYFGGSIY
- a CDS encoding histidine phosphatase family protein (Derived by automated computational analysis using gene prediction method: Protein Homology.), producing MKRLCLMRHAKSDWNQPETEDSQRTLNGRGVKSAAFLAGFIVDQGWTPDHALCSTAVRARSTIKPLAETLQGKCAVEYRDDLYMAMPGTLLEAVRGLDDRNETVLIVAHNPGLEMLAVALADEKSKEISARMADHYPTGALAVFQFDVDKWADINEGAGHAVFYGKPRELMKNS
- a CDS encoding sterol desaturase family protein (Derived by automated computational analysis using gene prediction method: Protein Homology.) encodes the protein MEEALLSVEPTLRLSVFLGVLGLMGIWEYLAPKRAPSFSKLRRWSTNLGLSIVNGLMLRLLVPVLAVGAAAWAESQSIGLLNLLGFPYLVSCILAFVLLDLLIYAQHVVFHHIPVFWRLHQVHHADPDIDTSTGIRFHPIEILLSMGIKIGAVVLLGAPAVAVILFEVVLNATSLFNHGNVRLAGWLDHLIRKIFVTPDMHRVHHSVIQRETDSNFGFNFSIWDRLFGTYREAPEKGHQDMEIGLEEFRDDGPTRLTWSLGLPFRPVHGKDGS
- a CDS encoding tellurite resistance TerB family protein (Derived by automated computational analysis using gene prediction method: Protein Homology.), with protein sequence MSQTINPHTALIYVMVTMSAVDAAISDNETRKIGNIVTNLPVFKDFNADRLLGVAEECAAILAEDGGLDAVFGLARDALPPHMYETAYALAVDVAAADLAVGQEELRLLQILRDTLGIEKLSAAAIERGARARHATL